DNA from Bradyrhizobium japonicum USDA 6:
CGGCGAGCCCGGCCAATGCATCCTGGAAAGAGTCGGACATCAGATCGCCTCGTCGTCCGTACCGAGCTTAGGCGGAGGCTGCGAATGCCGCAGCATTCGCAAGCAGCTCCTTCAGCTGGTCCGGCTGCAAGGACTCCAGTGGCGGCCGCAGGCGCTGCCAACCGGCATGCTTGGTGCGATCAGCCGCAAGCGCCTTCAGCGAGGCCATCTGCGGAAATTGCGAGACCAGCTCGCGCGCCTTCACGATGCGCGCCTGCGCCGCCTTGAGCGCCGGATCGTCGTCGCTGTCGCCAAAGTGCTTGAAGACATAGGCAAGACTGCGCGCGACGACATTGGAGGTCGCGGTGATGCAGCCCGCGCCGCCCTTGCGCAGCAGCGGCAGCATCAATGGATCGGCGCCGCCGAGGACTGCGAAGCCGGGGAAGCGTTCGACCATCGCCGTCATGTTGGCGAAGTCGCCGGACGAATCCTTGATGCCCGTGAACGTGGCCGGATAGGCCTTGCGCAGCCGCTCGATCAGCCCATGCGAGATCGGCTGCGCCGACATCTGCGGGTAGTGATAGAGGACGACTTTCAGACGCGCATCACCGATGCGCTGCACCACTGCGCTGTAGGAGGCAAAGATGCCGTCATCGGTGACGTTCTTGTAGTAGAACGGCGGTAGCATCACCACCGTGTCGACGCCGACCGAGAGGGCGTGGCGCGTCAGCGCGATGGTGTCGCTGAGCGCGGCAACGCCGGTGCCGGGCAAAAGCCGCCGCGGCGCGATGCCGGCGGCCACCACCGCCTCGAGCAGCGCCGTGCGTTCGGCCACCGAAAAGGAGTTCGCCTCACCCGTCGTGCCAAGCATCGCGATGCCGTCGCAACCTTCGTCGAGCAGATAGCGACAATGGTCCACGAAGCGCGCATGATCGGGAGCAAGCTCGGCGTCGAGCGGCGTCAACGCGGCGGAGAACACGCCATGAGGGTGCAGCGATGATGTCGACAAAACTTCCTCCGATCGTCCGAACGTTGTTGTTCGGAATGCGAACATTTGTTATTTACTGGTGCAGTCGTAAAATCAGCTTGGCCCGACGTCAAGGGCATGGCTGTCATGGCGGGGCATTCGAGCATGGCCAAGGCTGCAAAGCGCATAGCGGAATCGTCGCTGAAAAACCCTAAAAACCACGTCGCTTCCGTTGGGAAGGCGTTCGCGGTGCTCAAGAGTTTCAGCAGCGAGGCCTTCGAGCTGACCCTGAGCGAGATTGCCGCACGGGCCGATCTCGATCGCGGGACGGCGTTCCGCCTGATCCAGACCCTGACCGAGCTCGGCTATCTCCAGGGCGTTCCGCAAAGCCGCCGGTTCCGTCTCGGCGTCGCCTGTCTCGACCTCGGCTATACCGTGCTGTCGCGCGGCTCGTTGCGCCCGATCGTCGAGCCGCTGCTGCGCGACCTCGTCCCGGCGGTCGGCGATGCGGCATCGCTCGGCATTCTCGATGGCGGCGACGTGATCTATCTCGCGCGCGTCGGTGCCGGCCTCGACCGTCACAAGATGGACCGCCGACCGGGCACGCGCATCCCCGCCTACAGCGCCGCGCTCGGCCATGTCATGCTGGCGCATCTGCCACGCGACCAGCAGATCGAGCGGCTCGAGTTGCGTCCTCGCGTAAAACTGTCGGAGCGAACGCTGACCGATCTCGATGCACTGCTCGCCCGGCTCGATCAGGTGAAGAAGAAAGGCCATGCGGTCTCCGACGGCGAGAATGCCTATGGCCTGCGCACA
Protein-coding regions in this window:
- a CDS encoding IclR family transcriptional regulator; protein product: MAKAAKRIAESSLKNPKNHVASVGKAFAVLKSFSSEAFELTLSEIAARADLDRGTAFRLIQTLTELGYLQGVPQSRRFRLGVACLDLGYTVLSRGSLRPIVEPLLRDLVPAVGDAASLGILDGGDVIYLARVGAGLDRHKMDRRPGTRIPAYSAALGHVMLAHLPRDQQIERLELRPRVKLSERTLTDLDALLARLDQVKKKGHAVSDGENAYGLRTLATPIFDAQGFVIGGLSVTVDAMRMDMAAFRDEALPRLMQATAQVQDLAIKSGLTS
- a CDS encoding dihydrodipicolinate synthase family protein, with product MSTSSLHPHGVFSAALTPLDAELAPDHARFVDHCRYLLDEGCDGIAMLGTTGEANSFSVAERTALLEAVVAAGIAPRRLLPGTGVAALSDTIALTRHALSVGVDTVVMLPPFYYKNVTDDGIFASYSAVVQRIGDARLKVVLYHYPQMSAQPISHGLIERLRKAYPATFTGIKDSSGDFANMTAMVERFPGFAVLGGADPLMLPLLRKGGAGCITATSNVVARSLAYVFKHFGDSDDDPALKAAQARIVKARELVSQFPQMASLKALAADRTKHAGWQRLRPPLESLQPDQLKELLANAAAFAASA